A genomic window from Promicromonospora sukumoe includes:
- a CDS encoding FtsX-like permease family protein, producing the protein MGALSGLGLLARRQLRTSWGATAALGVVAFLAAGVLSTAPRAVATMHADQVAYETASASGLARDVISVVGAVPGAAYGMPPGMRPDSDGLTGTPPEPDWAPFLANLDMVRAETPEPLRSAMGAPDFHVTASDPAFTEPVPRSDLSEAKVFLRASPDLAEHGELVEGRWPAATPGPVYEETGEGLADPAPPFEVAVSRAVADAYGWDVGGRYDALSGGGVVRLAERYPALVVTGIFETGDPDADYWLHHSLGARASVIADPNRGLLGTASVYVSPAMIAPLTLGFADTRVWYPVDTDGLTAADVPVLLSQVNGQSAQTFLVPAGPDDPAPMQLRPDSRLSEILERLLAQRTGVDAIVAVLAVGPLGATVAVLALGARLVVDRRRPALALLRARGASGGQLRLLMGGEGLVVGLGSAAAGFAAGLALAAATGIDAPVTAGQVALALAAGLAPAAALALATSPGGLRTTRADLAPRSRSRVRWVLEVLVVAGAALAAWLLLSRGVVAGSGADGGSGVDPLVAAAPLLVSLAVTLLAYRGYPWLALAAERALAPRRDLVPFLGAARATRDPAGGPVPAIALVLAVAVAATSAVLFSTVSGGVVREAWRATGADLRVSGPVVDEQVTEQIGAIDGVTAVTPVGDVGDGLLQGGGSSPRVEVWTVDAAELAVAQQDVEGAPETLAGLGAGADGGAGDDSGDDGGAGDAALPVILTPGAAGPGVGPGTTGVTLATQEGSVPVEIVDVVDELPGLPAGRALVVADADRLEAATGDHAYARVGLVGLTDTADRAAVTAEISRLLPSSVLEDPDQEADAVLAAPISGGLAAAFVLAVLLAGLLCAAAVVMTLMLAAPARARLLAVLQTLGLSPRQGRGLVGWEIGPWAAVALGVGAVLGVVVPELVLAAVDVTALTGGPAQPDAEYDPLLLGAAAAGFVVVVLAGVGVAAALSRRGEVAAQLRMGSND; encoded by the coding sequence ATGGGGGCACTGTCCGGGCTGGGTCTGCTCGCGCGGCGGCAGCTGCGCACGTCCTGGGGCGCGACGGCGGCGCTCGGCGTCGTCGCGTTCCTCGCCGCCGGGGTGCTGTCGACGGCGCCCCGCGCGGTCGCGACCATGCACGCCGACCAGGTCGCCTACGAGACCGCGTCGGCCTCCGGCCTGGCGCGGGACGTGATCTCCGTTGTGGGCGCGGTCCCAGGGGCGGCGTACGGGATGCCGCCCGGCATGCGGCCGGACTCCGACGGGCTCACCGGCACGCCGCCCGAGCCCGACTGGGCGCCGTTCCTCGCCAACCTCGACATGGTGCGCGCCGAGACCCCCGAGCCGCTGCGCTCCGCGATGGGCGCCCCGGACTTCCACGTGACCGCCTCGGACCCGGCCTTCACGGAGCCCGTGCCGCGGTCCGATCTCTCCGAGGCCAAGGTCTTCCTGCGCGCCTCCCCGGACCTGGCCGAGCACGGCGAGCTCGTCGAGGGCCGCTGGCCCGCGGCGACGCCGGGCCCCGTGTACGAGGAGACCGGTGAGGGGCTCGCCGACCCGGCGCCGCCCTTCGAGGTGGCCGTGTCGCGCGCCGTCGCCGACGCGTACGGCTGGGACGTCGGCGGCCGGTACGACGCGCTCTCCGGCGGAGGCGTCGTGCGTCTGGCCGAGCGCTACCCGGCCCTCGTCGTGACCGGCATCTTCGAGACCGGCGACCCCGACGCCGACTACTGGCTGCACCACAGCCTCGGGGCCCGGGCGTCCGTCATCGCCGACCCCAACCGCGGCCTGCTCGGCACCGCGTCCGTCTACGTCAGCCCCGCGATGATCGCGCCGCTCACCCTCGGGTTCGCGGACACCCGCGTCTGGTACCCCGTGGACACCGACGGTTTGACCGCCGCCGACGTGCCCGTCCTCCTGTCCCAGGTCAACGGCCAGTCCGCCCAGACGTTCCTCGTCCCGGCCGGGCCCGACGACCCCGCCCCCATGCAGCTGCGGCCCGACAGCCGCCTCAGCGAGATCCTGGAACGCCTGCTCGCGCAGCGCACCGGCGTCGACGCGATCGTCGCCGTCCTCGCCGTCGGGCCGCTCGGTGCCACCGTCGCCGTGCTCGCGCTCGGCGCCCGGCTCGTCGTCGACCGACGGCGGCCGGCGCTCGCCCTGCTGCGCGCCCGCGGGGCGTCCGGCGGACAGCTCCGCCTGCTCATGGGCGGCGAAGGGCTCGTCGTCGGGCTGGGCTCCGCGGCCGCAGGCTTCGCCGCCGGCCTCGCGCTCGCGGCCGCCACCGGCATCGACGCCCCCGTCACCGCCGGCCAGGTAGCGCTCGCCCTCGCCGCCGGCCTCGCTCCGGCGGCGGCCCTCGCGCTCGCCACGTCGCCCGGCGGCCTGCGCACCACGCGGGCCGACCTGGCACCCCGCTCCCGCAGCCGCGTGCGCTGGGTGCTGGAGGTGCTCGTCGTCGCGGGCGCGGCGCTCGCCGCCTGGCTGCTGCTCTCGCGCGGGGTCGTGGCGGGTTCCGGGGCGGACGGTGGCTCCGGCGTCGATCCGCTCGTGGCCGCGGCACCCCTGCTGGTCTCCCTCGCGGTCACCCTGCTCGCCTACCGCGGCTACCCGTGGCTCGCGCTCGCGGCCGAGCGGGCGCTCGCGCCGCGGCGGGACCTGGTTCCGTTCCTCGGCGCCGCCCGCGCCACCCGCGACCCCGCGGGCGGCCCCGTCCCGGCGATCGCGCTCGTGCTGGCCGTCGCCGTGGCGGCGACCTCCGCCGTGCTCTTCTCCACCGTCTCGGGCGGCGTGGTCCGCGAGGCCTGGCGTGCCACAGGCGCGGACCTGCGCGTCTCCGGCCCGGTCGTCGACGAGCAGGTCACGGAGCAGATCGGGGCGATCGACGGCGTCACCGCCGTCACCCCGGTCGGCGACGTCGGCGACGGGCTGCTCCAGGGCGGCGGGTCGTCGCCGCGCGTCGAGGTGTGGACGGTCGACGCCGCCGAGCTGGCCGTCGCACAGCAGGACGTCGAGGGCGCCCCCGAGACGCTGGCCGGCCTGGGCGCGGGGGCGGACGGCGGGGCCGGCGACGACAGCGGGGACGACGGCGGCGCCGGCGACGCCGCGCTGCCCGTGATCCTCACCCCGGGTGCGGCCGGTCCCGGCGTCGGGCCCGGCACCACCGGCGTCACCCTCGCGACCCAGGAGGGCAGCGTGCCCGTCGAGATCGTCGACGTCGTCGACGAGCTCCCCGGGCTGCCCGCCGGCCGCGCGCTGGTGGTGGCCGACGCCGACCGCCTCGAGGCCGCCACGGGCGACCACGCCTACGCGCGCGTCGGGCTCGTCGGCCTGACCGACACCGCCGACCGCGCCGCCGTGACGGCCGAGATCTCGCGGCTGCTGCCGTCGTCGGTCCTGGAGGACCCGGACCAGGAGGCCGACGCCGTGCTCGCCGCGCCCATCTCCGGCGGGCTGGCGGCCGCCTTCGTGCTGGCCGTCCTCCTCGCCGGGCTGCTGTGCGCGGCGGCCGTGGTGATGACGCTGATGCTCGCCGCCCCCGCCCGCGCCCGGCTGCTCGCCGTGCTCCAGACCCTCGGGCTGTCGCCCCGGCAGGGGCGCGGGCTCGTCGGCTGGGAGATCGGGCCCTGGGCGGCGGTGGCGCTCGGGGTGGGCGCCGTGCTCGGCGTCGTCGTGCCGGAGCTGGTGCTGGCCGCCGTCGACGTCACCGCGCTGACGGGCGGACCCGCCCAGCCCGACGCGGAGTACGACCCGCTGCTGCTGGGGGCGGCGGCCGCGGGCTTCGTGGTGGTGGTGCTGGCCGGGGTCGGCGTGGCCGCGGCGCTGAGCCGCCGCGGCGAGGTCGCCGCCCAGCTCCGGATGGGGAGCAACGACTGA
- a CDS encoding FtsX-like permease family protein: protein MSRATLLARRSTAHRGLLALVWLLVAVLTGALGVTVGWTQAAATAGARDGLAAAEPSGRAVQLATRVADGAEADAQDARVQEVLADLLDGVPHRVTYDLRTEPRYTTGPDGQDLGRWSVALLPAPSRQEALSGAGASGVTVVDGAWPAAADEAAVQADAAEAAGLAVGDTLRLGVDPDDAARTGTPVTISATWRVTAPDDAVWLGDPSALTGADGAYPGPVVVSQDVLTGLDTDPFARWTVVPDGAAVTPEDLPALAVLTGEVDRLLGEDADVAPRGLTVTGTLDVTAGDLAAALRAADAVALVPLCLLALVGLVALVQVARLLAATRQGEVALLVSRGAGPGTVTAAAAVEGALLALTAAVAGGVAAWGALRAVVGSGAAVSAATPLAVALAVAVVAAATLVLVAALQARAAVRRQVTDRSGRVRQVAALGTVVLTVAAAAVSVNQLLRYGSPLVSTPSGLRTDPAAAAAPALVLAALAVAAMAVLGPATRLWAGLAARSRGVVGPLAARQVARRIVVYVVPVVLLVLAGGAATLAGGYTGTAERLRADVDVLTNGADVRVTAPESGRLDPAPFLPGGSGPGSTARAAAPVLSATAYSDGLPVTLLALPAADVPRVVRAPEEVLDTAALSGDLASDAFADAPVLAGDARDISVTVRGRYHETVDVDLGGWAPRHQIDLSFLLAAPDGSLAVVDLGQLTDGDGGDGTLGEDEVAHQLTGEVPAPPPGQTWRIAALDVNLRPGWSVGELTLAVQDIAAGGLRVDPPTWTPSESFDGPPGLELAEGAAELTVPLGDDVSAAGKLRLLSTPDAAPAPLLASSSLADALGVATGDTFELTLGGTRLPVTVVATSGTVPGALAPYAAVVDRGALAAVLVREVSDPVLTSEVWLAAGPPGAGAPAAAVAGLAQEARDSAEAAGTSSREQPTVTVPGYGSADTAVPVRVSFWLAAAGAAVLALAGVLAVAVATLRQRRGEVIVLRAVGLGPAAQGLARAAELVVVGVVALAVGAVAGWAVARLAAGGLAGATLTGIDAAPPAQFVLATGGTALVLAAAVAGLVLVAAGVGGRVAAQARDTTYREEVR, encoded by the coding sequence GTGAGTCGAGCCACCCTCCTAGCCCGCCGTTCCACGGCGCACCGCGGGCTCCTCGCGCTCGTCTGGCTGCTGGTGGCGGTGCTGACCGGCGCCCTGGGCGTGACCGTCGGCTGGACGCAGGCCGCAGCCACGGCGGGAGCCCGCGACGGGCTGGCCGCGGCCGAGCCCTCGGGCCGGGCCGTGCAGCTCGCCACCCGCGTGGCGGACGGCGCGGAGGCCGACGCCCAGGACGCCCGCGTCCAGGAGGTGCTCGCCGACCTGCTCGACGGCGTACCCCACCGCGTCACCTACGACCTGCGCACCGAGCCCCGGTACACGACGGGCCCCGACGGGCAGGACCTCGGCCGCTGGTCGGTGGCGCTGCTGCCCGCACCCTCGCGGCAGGAGGCGCTGTCCGGCGCGGGCGCGAGCGGCGTCACCGTCGTCGACGGCGCCTGGCCCGCCGCCGCGGACGAGGCGGCCGTCCAGGCGGACGCCGCCGAGGCCGCCGGGCTGGCGGTCGGCGACACGCTGCGCCTCGGCGTGGACCCGGACGACGCCGCACGCACCGGCACGCCGGTCACGATCAGCGCGACCTGGCGCGTCACGGCGCCCGACGACGCGGTCTGGCTCGGCGACCCGAGCGCGCTCACCGGCGCGGACGGCGCCTACCCCGGCCCCGTCGTGGTGAGCCAGGACGTGCTCACCGGCCTCGACACCGACCCGTTCGCACGCTGGACGGTGGTGCCCGACGGCGCCGCGGTCACCCCCGAGGACCTGCCCGCCCTCGCGGTGCTCACCGGCGAGGTCGACCGCCTGCTGGGGGAGGACGCCGACGTCGCGCCCCGAGGGCTGACCGTCACGGGCACGCTCGACGTCACGGCCGGCGACCTGGCGGCCGCCCTGCGCGCCGCGGACGCCGTCGCGCTCGTCCCGCTGTGCCTGCTGGCCCTCGTCGGCCTGGTCGCGCTGGTACAGGTGGCCCGGCTGCTCGCGGCCACTCGTCAGGGCGAGGTCGCGCTCCTGGTCTCCCGCGGCGCCGGGCCGGGCACGGTGACGGCCGCGGCCGCCGTGGAGGGCGCGCTCCTCGCGCTCACCGCCGCCGTCGCGGGCGGGGTCGCCGCCTGGGGCGCCTTGCGCGCGGTCGTGGGGTCCGGTGCGGCGGTCTCCGCCGCGACGCCGCTGGCCGTGGCGCTCGCGGTCGCCGTGGTGGCCGCCGCCACGCTCGTCCTGGTCGCGGCGCTCCAGGCGCGGGCCGCGGTGCGGCGCCAGGTGACGGACCGCTCCGGCCGGGTGCGCCAGGTCGCCGCGCTCGGCACCGTCGTGCTGACGGTCGCCGCCGCCGCGGTCAGCGTGAACCAGCTCCTGCGGTACGGCTCCCCGCTCGTGTCCACGCCCTCCGGCCTGCGCACCGACCCGGCCGCGGCCGCGGCGCCCGCACTGGTGCTCGCGGCGCTCGCGGTGGCCGCGATGGCGGTGCTCGGGCCCGCCACGCGCCTGTGGGCGGGCCTCGCCGCGCGGTCGCGCGGCGTCGTCGGACCGCTCGCGGCGCGACAGGTCGCGCGCCGGATCGTCGTGTACGTGGTGCCGGTGGTCCTGCTCGTGCTCGCCGGCGGCGCCGCGACCCTCGCCGGCGGCTACACCGGCACCGCTGAACGCCTCCGGGCCGACGTCGACGTGCTCACCAACGGCGCGGACGTGCGCGTCACGGCCCCGGAGAGCGGGCGCCTCGACCCGGCCCCGTTCCTGCCGGGCGGCTCCGGTCCGGGCAGCACCGCGCGCGCCGCGGCACCCGTGCTGTCCGCGACGGCGTACTCCGACGGGCTGCCCGTCACGCTGCTGGCCCTGCCCGCCGCGGACGTGCCGCGGGTGGTGCGTGCACCGGAGGAGGTGCTCGACACCGCGGCGCTGTCCGGTGACCTGGCGAGCGACGCCTTCGCCGATGCGCCCGTCCTGGCCGGTGACGCCCGCGACATCAGCGTCACCGTGCGCGGCCGCTACCACGAGACCGTCGACGTCGACCTGGGCGGCTGGGCGCCGCGGCACCAGATCGACCTGTCCTTCCTGCTCGCCGCCCCCGACGGGTCGCTGGCCGTCGTCGACCTCGGTCAGCTCACGGACGGTGACGGCGGCGACGGCACCCTCGGCGAGGACGAGGTCGCGCACCAGCTCACCGGCGAGGTCCCCGCACCGCCGCCGGGCCAGACGTGGCGGATCGCCGCCCTGGACGTGAACCTGCGGCCCGGCTGGTCCGTCGGTGAGCTGACGCTGGCCGTGCAGGACATCGCGGCGGGCGGCCTGCGCGTCGACCCGCCGACGTGGACGCCGTCCGAGAGCTTCGACGGTCCCCCCGGTCTGGAGCTGGCGGAGGGAGCGGCCGAGCTGACGGTGCCGCTGGGCGACGACGTGTCGGCGGCCGGAAAGCTGCGCCTCCTGAGCACCCCGGACGCGGCCCCCGCCCCGCTGCTGGCGTCGTCGTCGCTGGCCGACGCCCTGGGCGTCGCGACGGGCGACACCTTCGAGCTGACCCTCGGCGGCACCCGGCTGCCCGTGACCGTCGTCGCGACGTCGGGCACGGTGCCCGGCGCCCTCGCCCCCTACGCGGCCGTGGTGGACCGCGGGGCGCTCGCCGCCGTGCTGGTCCGCGAGGTGAGCGACCCCGTCCTGACCAGCGAGGTCTGGCTCGCGGCCGGCCCGCCCGGCGCCGGCGCGCCGGCCGCTGCCGTCGCGGGCCTGGCCCAGGAGGCGAGGGACAGCGCCGAGGCCGCGGGCACCAGCAGCCGCGAGCAGCCCACCGTGACCGTCCCGGGCTACGGCTCCGCCGACACGGCCGTGCCGGTCCGCGTCTCGTTCTGGCTCGCCGCGGCAGGGGCGGCGGTGCTCGCGCTGGCGGGCGTGCTCGCCGTCGCCGTCGCCACCCTGCGTCAGCGGCGCGGCGAGGTCATCGTGCTGCGCGCCGTCGGCCTCGGGCCCGCCGCGCAGGGGCTGGCCCGCGCGGCCGAGCTGGTCGTCGTCGGCGTCGTGGCGCTCGCCGTCGGCGCGGTCGCCGGCTGGGCCGTGGCCCGGCTGGCCGCGGGCGGACTGGCCGGCGCGACCCTGACCGGTATCGACGCCGCCCCGCCCGCACAGTTCGTCCTAGCGACCGGCGGCACCGCCCTGGTGCTCGCCGCCGCCGTGGCCGGGCTGGTGCTGGTCGCCGCCGGGGTGGGCGGGCGCGTCGCCGCGCAGGCCCGCGACACCACCTACCGCGAGGAGGTCCGCTGA
- a CDS encoding citrate synthase, which translates to MTSTPLDGSSRVELAVDGTTHTLPVVAASEGNDGIVVSSLLKDTGLVTVDPGFMNTASCESSITYIDGDAGILRYRGYPIDQLADGSGFLEVAYLLIYGELPSPSELDAFTERVNRHTLVHEDFRTFMGTFPRNAHPMAVLASAVNALSTFYPESLDPADDEQVDLATVLLLAKTRTITSYLHRRRVGEPLLYPDYSRGYVEDFLRMTFATPYEAYEADPVIVDALEKLLVLHADHEQNCSTSTVRVVGSSNATLYASVAAGVNALSGPAHGGANEAVLTMLEKIRSGGETVETFMEKVKNKQDGVRLMGFGHRVYKSYDPRAAIVKKSADEVLDKLGAKDELLDIARGLEEIALSDDYFVERKLYPNVDFYTGLIYKAMGFEPAMFTPLFALGRMPGWIAQWREMIKDPQTKIGRPRQVYTGATERPYVPANQR; encoded by the coding sequence GCTGCTCAAGGACACGGGTCTGGTCACGGTCGACCCCGGTTTCATGAACACGGCGTCGTGCGAGTCCTCGATCACCTACATCGACGGCGACGCCGGCATCCTGCGCTACCGCGGTTACCCGATCGACCAGCTCGCCGACGGCTCGGGCTTCCTCGAGGTGGCCTACCTGCTCATCTACGGCGAGCTGCCGAGCCCCTCGGAGCTGGACGCGTTCACGGAGCGCGTCAACCGGCACACGCTGGTGCATGAGGACTTCCGCACGTTCATGGGAACGTTCCCTCGCAACGCGCACCCGATGGCGGTGCTCGCCTCCGCGGTGAACGCGCTGTCCACGTTCTACCCGGAGTCGCTCGACCCGGCGGACGACGAGCAGGTCGACCTGGCCACCGTGCTGCTGCTCGCCAAGACGCGCACCATCACGTCCTACCTGCACCGGCGCCGCGTGGGCGAGCCCCTGCTGTACCCGGACTACTCGCGCGGCTACGTCGAGGACTTCCTGCGCATGACGTTCGCGACGCCGTACGAGGCCTACGAGGCCGACCCGGTGATCGTGGACGCGCTGGAGAAGCTGCTCGTGCTGCACGCGGACCACGAGCAGAACTGCTCCACGTCCACGGTGCGCGTGGTCGGCTCGTCGAACGCGACCCTGTACGCATCAGTGGCCGCGGGCGTCAACGCGCTCTCGGGCCCCGCGCACGGCGGCGCCAACGAGGCCGTGCTCACCATGCTGGAGAAGATCCGCTCCGGTGGCGAGACCGTCGAGACCTTCATGGAGAAGGTCAAGAACAAGCAGGACGGCGTGCGCCTGATGGGCTTCGGCCACCGGGTCTACAAGTCGTACGACCCGCGCGCCGCCATCGTGAAGAAGTCGGCCGACGAGGTGCTCGACAAGCTCGGCGCCAAGGACGAGCTGCTCGACATCGCGCGTGGCCTGGAGGAGATCGCCCTCTCGGACGACTACTTCGTGGAGCGCAAGCTCTACCCGAACGTCGACTTCTACACGGGCCTCATCTACAAGGCCATGGGCTTCGAGCCCGCCATGTTCACGCCGCTGTTCGCGCTGGGCCGCATGCCCGGCTGGATCGCCCAGTGGCGCGAGATGATCAAGGACCCGCAGACCAAGATCGGGCGCCCGCGCCAGGTCTACACCGGCGCCACCGAGCGTCCGTACGTCCCGGCGAACCAGCGCTGA